The genomic interval TGTTCAATGGTTCAATGATTTTCTCTTTAATAAATCAATATCTCCTAATATTGACCAAAACAAAAAAGTCCTTTGCCGAGGCAAAAGACTTTCTAAATACTTTCAATTTGAGTCTTTTCCGTCAATGACGGCGAGCAAATCAATCCGCCTTGGGGATATCTTCTACTTAATAACCTTAGGAATCTTACTAAGATCCTTGGAAGGATAAAACTGAATAGAACTCGTATTGACACAATGTCTCGTATCTTTATCTGTAAAACCTTCTCCTGTAAAAACGTGCCCGAGATGTCCTTTGCAGTTTGCACAAATTATCTCAGTTCTCATTCCATCTGCATCTGGCACTTTGACAACTGAACCTTTAATTTCATCATCAAAACTTGGCCAGCCGCAATGAGATTCGAATTTGTCATCGGAACGATAAAGCGGATTGTTGCATTGTCTACAGACATAAACCCCTTTATCCGTTTTTTGATAATAATCTCCAGTGAATGCACGATCGGTATTTTTACCAACGATTACACTCTGTTCTTGTGGAGTTAACTTATTGTATTTGATTTCTTTCTTATTAGAAGTGCTATCCGCTTTTGATGGTTCTTGGGAACAAGACACAAATGCAAACATTAAACTGCAAATAATCAATATGTTTTTCATAATCTCTATTTTGAACCATTTACGTTGATTCTGAAACTTTGGATTTGAAGAACCTTATTTTTTGTAT from Fluviicola taffensis DSM 16823 carries:
- a CDS encoding methionine-R-sulfoxide reductase, with translation MKNILIICSLMFAFVSCSQEPSKADSTSNKKEIKYNKLTPQEQSVIVGKNTDRAFTGDYYQKTDKGVYVCRQCNNPLYRSDDKFESHCGWPSFDDEIKGSVVKVPDADGMRTEIICANCKGHLGHVFTGEGFTDKDTRHCVNTSSIQFYPSKDLSKIPKVIK